The following proteins come from a genomic window of Ilumatobacter coccineus YM16-304:
- a CDS encoding amidase family protein, giving the protein MSSPDLATATTVQLIRALERREVSSVELLEGMLANIERMNPAVNAVVATDLERARAEATAADNSRAAGEKCGPLHGLPMTIKDCYETLDLVTAAGDPQHADHLADRDADVVRLLRRAGAIVWAKTNVPYMAGDHQTYNDVYGVTNNPWDLTRTAGGSSGGAAAAVACGFTTAEVGSDIGNSIRQPASLNGVFGIKTTHGLVSGRGHIPGPSGSLTSSDLGVFGPLGRSCGDLRLLLEVLTNSVTAFGGIPGAELPRFEQQPDIADLRIGVWSDDEMAPVDNSVKDLIEAAASRLATEGARVDPELRPSIASADLHRTYMRLLNSTLSPGIPGAMWESLVAKAGDSDAVVDDDGVMFARDTTLSHRGWLSANEQRAHAQRAWADVFDKVDVVMAPVLPVAAFPHDIERPYGKRTFSVNGADAPYRGILFWAGLATMPHLPSVAIPIGHTDDGLPVGVQLIGPKWSDHKIISIGEEISSVLGQRFAPPPLVDA; this is encoded by the coding sequence ATGAGCAGTCCCGACCTCGCCACCGCCACCACCGTGCAACTGATTCGGGCACTCGAGCGGCGCGAGGTGTCGAGCGTCGAACTGCTCGAGGGCATGCTGGCGAACATCGAGCGGATGAACCCCGCCGTCAACGCGGTCGTGGCGACGGACCTCGAACGAGCCCGTGCCGAGGCCACCGCAGCCGACAACTCGCGAGCAGCAGGCGAGAAGTGCGGTCCGTTGCACGGCCTGCCGATGACGATCAAGGACTGCTACGAAACGCTCGATCTCGTCACCGCAGCCGGCGATCCGCAACACGCCGACCACCTGGCCGACCGTGACGCCGACGTCGTCCGACTGCTCCGTCGGGCGGGAGCCATCGTCTGGGCGAAGACGAATGTGCCGTACATGGCCGGCGACCACCAGACCTACAACGACGTCTACGGCGTGACCAACAACCCGTGGGACCTCACACGCACGGCCGGCGGATCGTCGGGCGGCGCTGCCGCGGCGGTCGCCTGCGGGTTCACCACGGCCGAAGTCGGCAGCGACATCGGCAACTCGATCCGCCAACCCGCCAGCCTCAACGGCGTGTTCGGCATCAAGACCACCCACGGTCTGGTCTCGGGCCGCGGCCACATTCCCGGTCCGTCCGGCTCACTCACGTCGAGCGACCTCGGCGTGTTCGGACCGCTCGGCCGATCGTGCGGGGATCTCCGGCTGCTCCTCGAGGTGTTGACCAACTCGGTCACCGCGTTCGGTGGCATCCCCGGCGCCGAACTCCCGCGCTTCGAACAGCAGCCCGACATCGCCGACCTCCGCATCGGCGTGTGGTCGGACGACGAGATGGCACCCGTCGACAACTCGGTGAAGGACCTCATCGAAGCAGCGGCCAGTCGCCTCGCCACCGAGGGCGCCCGGGTCGACCCCGAGCTCCGTCCGTCGATCGCCTCTGCCGACCTCCATCGGACCTACATGCGGCTTCTCAACTCGACGTTGTCACCAGGAATCCCCGGCGCCATGTGGGAGAGCCTGGTGGCGAAAGCGGGAGACTCCGACGCGGTCGTCGACGACGATGGCGTGATGTTCGCCCGCGACACGACGCTGTCGCACCGAGGCTGGTTGTCGGCGAACGAGCAGCGAGCGCATGCGCAACGAGCGTGGGCCGACGTGTTCGACAAGGTCGACGTCGTGATGGCGCCGGTGCTTCCGGTGGCCGCGTTCCCTCACGACATCGAACGCCCCTACGGCAAACGCACGTTCAGCGTCAACGGCGCCGACGCGCCGTACCGCGGCATCCTGTTCTGGGCCGGCCTGGCGACGATGCCCCACCTCCCGTCGGTGGCGATTCCGATCGGCCACACCGACGACGGTCTTCCGGTCGGCGTGCAACTGATCGGGCCGAAGTGGTCCGATCACAAGATCATCAGCATCGGCGAAGAGATTAGCTCGGTGCTCGGCCAGCGCTTCGCTCCCCCGCCGCTCGTCGACGCCTGA
- a CDS encoding DODA-type extradiol aromatic ring-opening family dioxygenase — protein sequence MTTHQLPTYFINHGGGPWPWLDSTAMPVDFARLADSLRAIPEEIGTKPSAILVVSAHWEAPEFTVQTSPNPPMIYDYYGFPKHTYEIQYPAPGAPAIADRVVELLTAAGIVAHTDDARGFDHGVYAPMHVAFPDAEIPVFQLSLRAGLDPTEHLAAGRALAPLRDENVLIIGSGVPSYHNMRVNNVAVESAAFDAWLTETMVNSSAEARVERLLAWEDAPFARVAHPREEHFLPGMVVIGAAGDDPGHRNYHEERVMGWLWSSGYRFGPTRAA from the coding sequence ATGACCACGCACCAACTCCCCACCTACTTCATCAACCATGGCGGCGGCCCGTGGCCGTGGCTCGACTCCACGGCCATGCCGGTCGACTTCGCTCGTCTCGCCGATTCGCTCCGAGCGATACCCGAAGAGATCGGCACGAAGCCGTCGGCGATCCTGGTCGTGTCGGCGCACTGGGAAGCGCCCGAGTTCACCGTCCAGACCTCGCCGAACCCGCCGATGATCTATGACTACTACGGGTTTCCGAAGCACACCTACGAGATCCAGTATCCGGCACCCGGGGCGCCGGCGATCGCTGACCGGGTCGTCGAACTACTGACGGCAGCCGGAATCGTGGCACACACCGATGACGCCCGGGGCTTCGATCACGGCGTGTACGCGCCGATGCACGTCGCGTTCCCCGACGCCGAAATCCCGGTCTTCCAACTCTCTCTCCGCGCCGGACTCGACCCAACTGAACACCTCGCGGCAGGACGCGCACTCGCACCGCTACGCGACGAGAACGTCCTCATCATCGGCAGCGGAGTACCCAGCTATCACAACATGAGGGTGAACAACGTTGCCGTCGAATCGGCGGCATTCGACGCCTGGTTGACCGAGACGATGGTCAACAGCAGTGCCGAAGCTCGCGTCGAGCGCCTGCTCGCGTGGGAAGACGCACCGTTCGCCCGCGTCGCCCACCCGCGCGAGGAACACTTTCTCCCCGGCATGGTCGTGATCGGCGCTGCCGGTGATGATCCAGGGCACCGCAACTATCACGAAGAACGCGTCATGGGCTGGCTGTGGAGCTCCGGATACCGCTTCGGTCCAACACGAGCGGCGTGA
- a CDS encoding ArsR/SmtB family transcription factor, giving the protein MSDSVYRAKAEFFKVLGHPVRVRVIEVLAGGPRSVSAMQPDVGVESAHLSQQLAIMRRAGIVGAERQGSSMIYSVLDPQIFELLGVAKQIIMTRLANDGELLADMDAVSYEQRR; this is encoded by the coding sequence ATGAGCGATTCCGTGTATCGGGCCAAGGCAGAGTTCTTCAAGGTCCTGGGTCACCCGGTACGGGTCCGGGTGATCGAAGTGCTCGCCGGAGGCCCACGATCGGTGTCGGCGATGCAGCCCGACGTCGGTGTCGAATCGGCGCACCTCTCGCAACAGCTCGCGATCATGCGGCGAGCAGGCATCGTGGGCGCCGAACGACAGGGTTCGTCGATGATCTACTCGGTGCTGGATCCGCAGATCTTCGAACTACTCGGCGTGGCGAAGCAGATCATCATGACCCGCCTGGCGAACGACGGCGAACTGCTCGCCGACATGGACGCTGTGAGCTACGAGCAGCGCCGATGA
- a CDS encoding DoxX family protein — protein sequence MNLTLWIIAGLLAFAFAGAGLMKLTTSKADLLPKMPWVADVSEAQVRGIGAIELLGAIGLILPPMVDIAPVLAPIAAVGLALTMAGAAIVHIRRGDGVAAAVPAIVLGALSVFVATMRFGAESF from the coding sequence ATGAATCTCACCTTGTGGATCATCGCCGGACTGCTCGCCTTCGCCTTCGCCGGCGCCGGCCTGATGAAGCTCACCACGTCGAAAGCTGACCTGCTTCCGAAGATGCCGTGGGTCGCCGACGTCTCCGAAGCCCAAGTACGCGGCATCGGCGCCATCGAACTCCTCGGCGCCATCGGGCTGATCCTCCCCCCGATGGTCGACATCGCCCCTGTCCTCGCTCCAATCGCCGCCGTCGGTCTCGCACTGACCATGGCAGGCGCCGCCATCGTTCACATCCGTCGAGGCGACGGCGTTGCTGCTGCCGTGCCTGCCATCGTGCTCGGCGCGCTGTCCGTCTTCGTCGCCACCATGCGCTTCGGTGCCGAGTCGTTCTGA
- a CDS encoding diadenylate cyclase, whose protein sequence is MSNKRDRLTRRRQRRLREELVDAGIALPAAQGLRRSLIEELDYARFPPLHEGVLHAYGAVLVDPEIDAPDFDGTFTTTEVTEPVVLRRLADGRHSFVLRHGESASLLLVDTPHDREAELVRLRKKSNHASTAVVQRRDNGTVRVIGPDGLFIWDGARWWAKPYAAPFARAVLDAVPNAPGEILDSLLDFCVHTMSPADAGACLVWALDADSLDGVTGLNPLRPPTPIPHLSFSELAKRAAIRQLLAQVDGAAVLNRSGHLVAIEAHLRSSAQSHVSVVLDPTHGTRHAAARRYSFDHQERIVFVVSRDGPVTVYVGGDEIAAIQQSTEDHEAPPDVDD, encoded by the coding sequence ATGTCGAACAAGCGCGACCGGCTCACGAGACGACGCCAACGCCGTCTCCGGGAAGAACTCGTCGACGCCGGCATCGCACTCCCCGCTGCACAGGGGCTCCGACGCTCGCTCATCGAGGAACTCGACTACGCGAGGTTCCCACCACTACACGAGGGCGTGTTGCACGCGTACGGCGCCGTGCTCGTCGACCCGGAGATCGACGCCCCCGACTTCGACGGAACGTTCACCACCACCGAGGTCACCGAACCCGTGGTGCTCCGTCGCCTGGCCGACGGTCGCCACTCCTTCGTGCTGCGCCACGGCGAATCGGCATCGCTGCTCCTCGTCGACACGCCCCACGATCGCGAAGCCGAACTCGTTCGGCTGCGCAAGAAGAGCAATCACGCCTCGACTGCGGTGGTGCAGCGGCGGGACAACGGCACCGTGCGTGTGATCGGTCCGGACGGACTGTTCATCTGGGACGGCGCCCGTTGGTGGGCCAAGCCCTACGCCGCCCCGTTCGCTCGGGCCGTGCTCGATGCCGTCCCGAATGCTCCGGGTGAGATCCTCGACAGCCTCCTCGACTTCTGCGTCCACACCATGAGCCCCGCCGATGCCGGCGCCTGTCTGGTCTGGGCACTCGATGCCGATTCGCTCGACGGCGTCACCGGCCTCAACCCGCTGCGGCCGCCGACGCCGATCCCTCACCTGTCGTTCAGCGAGTTGGCGAAGCGTGCGGCGATCCGGCAGTTGCTCGCTCAGGTCGACGGCGCCGCGGTACTCAACCGGTCAGGCCATCTGGTCGCGATCGAAGCCCATCTCCGCTCGTCAGCGCAGAGCCACGTCAGCGTGGTGCTCGATCCGACGCACGGCACACGTCACGCCGCGGCGCGCCGCTACTCGTTCGACCACCAGGAGCGCATCGTGTTCGTGGTGTCGCGAGACGGACCGGTCACCGTGTACGTGGGCGGCGACGAGATCGCCGCGATCCAACAGAGCACCGAGGACCACGAAGCACCGCCCGACGTCGACGACTGA
- a CDS encoding iron-sulfur cluster assembly protein: MSDQPVSVGKTKGFTLPRDVEVTVVPDGHRRVLTAGDRVTLQQALGANATVTTSDGAMARLSPADSVEFGFIDAALAPSANYSGPFSVDQVWEAATTVYDPEIPVDIVELGLVYRVDTEQLDSGGWRVEIDMSVTAPFCGMGDILRLDLRDAVAAIPDVESVEVNLVFDPPWDASRLSDVARLELGMM; this comes from the coding sequence ATGTCTGATCAGCCGGTCAGCGTCGGCAAGACCAAGGGCTTCACCCTGCCTCGCGATGTCGAGGTCACGGTGGTGCCCGACGGGCACCGGCGTGTGCTCACCGCCGGCGATCGCGTCACGCTGCAGCAGGCCCTCGGTGCCAACGCCACGGTCACGACCAGCGATGGGGCGATGGCCAGGCTCTCGCCGGCCGATTCCGTCGAGTTCGGATTCATCGATGCAGCCCTTGCGCCGTCGGCGAACTACAGCGGTCCGTTCAGCGTCGACCAGGTCTGGGAAGCTGCGACCACGGTGTACGACCCCGAGATTCCGGTCGACATCGTCGAGCTGGGGCTCGTGTATCGGGTCGACACCGAGCAGCTCGACAGCGGCGGATGGCGTGTCGAGATCGACATGTCGGTCACAGCGCCGTTCTGTGGCATGGGCGACATCCTGCGTCTCGACCTTCGTGACGCCGTTGCCGCCATTCCCGACGTCGAGTCGGTCGAGGTCAACCTCGTGTTCGATCCGCCATGGGATGCCTCGCGCCTCTCCGATGTGGCGCGTCTCGAACTCGGGATGATGTAG
- a CDS encoding class I SAM-dependent methyltransferase, whose translation MSDNGWLKLIDENPGHSAWYIERFRTMADEGRDLDGEARLIDAMAERGARILDAGCGPGRVGARLMALGHQVVGVDLDPELIDAAEADHPDVTWLTRDLSTLDLPSDGIAEPFDVIVSAGNVMTFLDPATRRDVLRRLRSHLAPDGRLVVGFGADRGYPFDEFFADAEAAGLVTELRLASWDLRPFDADSSFLVAALRSA comes from the coding sequence GTGAGCGACAACGGATGGCTGAAGCTGATCGACGAGAACCCCGGGCACTCGGCCTGGTACATCGAACGGTTCCGGACGATGGCCGACGAAGGACGGGACCTCGACGGCGAGGCCCGCCTGATCGATGCGATGGCCGAACGCGGTGCACGCATCCTCGACGCCGGGTGCGGGCCGGGACGAGTCGGCGCTCGGCTCATGGCCCTCGGGCATCAGGTGGTCGGCGTCGACCTCGACCCCGAACTGATCGACGCCGCCGAAGCAGACCATCCCGACGTCACCTGGCTCACCCGCGACCTCTCCACACTCGATCTGCCGAGCGACGGGATCGCCGAACCGTTCGACGTCATCGTGTCGGCAGGAAACGTGATGACGTTCCTCGACCCGGCGACACGACGCGACGTGCTCCGTCGCTTGCGCAGCCACCTGGCACCCGACGGGCGGCTGGTCGTCGGCTTCGGCGCCGACCGCGGATACCCGTTCGACGAGTTCTTCGCCGACGCCGAGGCAGCAGGGCTCGTGACCGAGTTGCGGTTGGCCTCGTGGGATCTCCGACCGTTCGACGCCGACTCGTCGTTCCTGGTCGCCGCGCTGCGCTCCGCCTGA
- a CDS encoding MarR family winged helix-turn-helix transcriptional regulator, with protein sequence MTDGDDTRWLDDEERAAWIGLMTVFFRLPAALDRQLRRDAGITHFDYQVMVILSQTAERTLRMSELSALTEGSLPRLSQVTSRLEKAGWLARRPDPDDGRSTLATLTDAGFEALAAAAPGHVEEVRRLVFDPLTRTQVQQLARITDRILRSPDGVPDTRPRDLR encoded by the coding sequence ATGACCGACGGCGACGACACGCGATGGCTCGATGACGAGGAGCGCGCAGCCTGGATCGGGCTGATGACCGTGTTCTTCCGACTCCCGGCCGCTCTCGACCGACAGCTCCGACGCGACGCCGGCATCACGCATTTCGACTACCAGGTCATGGTCATACTGTCGCAGACCGCCGAGCGAACCCTCCGCATGAGCGAACTCTCGGCGTTGACCGAGGGGTCGCTCCCCCGCCTCTCGCAGGTCACGTCACGACTCGAGAAGGCAGGATGGCTCGCCCGTCGCCCCGATCCCGACGACGGCCGGTCGACCCTCGCCACCTTGACCGACGCGGGCTTCGAGGCACTCGCGGCCGCGGCACCAGGACACGTCGAGGAGGTCCGCCGTCTGGTCTTCGATCCGCTCACGCGCACTCAGGTCCAGCAGCTCGCCCGAATCACCGACCGGATCCTTCGATCGCCGGACGGCGTCCCCGACACACGCCCCCGCGACCTTCGTTGA
- the sufD gene encoding Fe-S cluster assembly protein SufD, producing MTGAPAAVDPVVAVRTAALDWVEAHGYPTRRDEAWRYAPHRSLDALSFGPPVPLTGGVPDIDAMVPALDGPRIVIVNGVVDLALSTTSGPDGLHLSALADARREHPEVVAAHFDLDADQITDAYMALNLAFGGDGAVVRIADDVQLDVPIQIVDVEVPDESHNASCTGVVIELGARSSATVVETRIGAGDGVGGSNIRTTIDIGEAATLEHILLQDVPSSHVHLGHVAVRQAAGSTFNARSFNLGASYGRASYDVDLTGAGAHADLSGLFFGAGDQVLDQQIDVIHSAENCTSRQTYRGVLDDSSTGVFSGGIDVRPGADGTDAEQSNDNLILSDRAEINTQPRLEILADEVACKHGATVGQLDDTAMYYLRSRGIAVDEARRLLINGFADQVVDEVEIAAVRSWIMRRLGRDDV from the coding sequence GTGACGGGAGCCCCAGCGGCCGTCGACCCCGTCGTGGCCGTGCGGACCGCCGCACTCGACTGGGTCGAGGCACACGGATACCCCACACGTCGCGACGAAGCGTGGCGGTACGCGCCGCACCGCTCGCTCGACGCGCTGTCGTTCGGTCCGCCGGTCCCGCTCACGGGTGGCGTCCCCGACATCGACGCGATGGTGCCGGCGCTCGACGGACCACGCATCGTCATCGTCAACGGCGTGGTCGATCTCGCCCTCTCGACCACCAGCGGTCCTGACGGTCTGCACCTCTCCGCGCTCGCCGACGCACGTCGCGAGCATCCCGAAGTCGTCGCTGCGCACTTCGACCTCGACGCCGACCAGATCACCGACGCCTACATGGCGCTCAACCTCGCGTTCGGCGGTGACGGCGCCGTCGTGCGCATCGCCGACGACGTGCAACTCGACGTGCCGATCCAGATCGTCGACGTCGAGGTCCCCGACGAGTCGCACAACGCGTCGTGCACCGGCGTGGTCATCGAACTCGGAGCCCGCAGTTCGGCCACGGTCGTCGAGACGCGGATCGGCGCCGGTGACGGCGTCGGTGGCTCCAACATCCGCACCACCATCGACATCGGCGAGGCGGCGACGCTCGAGCACATCCTGCTCCAGGACGTGCCGTCGAGCCACGTGCACCTCGGCCACGTCGCCGTGCGTCAGGCGGCTGGCAGCACGTTCAACGCTCGCTCGTTCAACCTCGGCGCCTCGTACGGCCGTGCCTCGTATGACGTCGACCTCACGGGAGCCGGTGCGCACGCCGACCTCTCCGGACTGTTCTTCGGCGCCGGCGATCAGGTGCTCGACCAGCAGATCGACGTCATCCACTCGGCCGAGAACTGCACGAGCCGCCAGACGTATCGCGGTGTGCTCGACGATTCGAGCACCGGCGTGTTCAGCGGCGGCATCGACGTGCGGCCAGGAGCCGACGGCACCGATGCCGAGCAGTCGAACGACAACCTGATCCTCTCCGATCGGGCCGAGATCAACACCCAGCCGCGTCTCGAGATCCTCGCCGACGAAGTCGCCTGCAAACACGGCGCGACCGTCGGTCAGCTCGACGACACGGCGATGTACTACCTGCGAAGCCGCGGCATCGCGGTCGACGAGGCTCGGCGCCTGTTGATCAACGGGTTCGCCGACCAGGTCGTCGACGAGGTCGAGATCGCCGCGGTGCGCTCGTGGATCATGCGTCGCCTCGGACGTGACGATGTCTGA